Proteins co-encoded in one Candidatus Manganitrophaceae bacterium genomic window:
- a CDS encoding DUF4091 domain-containing protein has translation SKIGGKTHIPIESIRLKLLREGMEDYEYMNLLKNLGDASFAQAQVARVASNTYTWTKAPILLYDAREKMAAQIVTHIDAGEGVPNPLSDPEAPNDPVVASNPGSSSIEGAVPPNTAGPVDLPNNVPGSGAPSAGGGGCSIAMSATKSPLSLTEGLSSLLLLFAPFGARLYRKIRSHLSGLG, from the coding sequence GAGCAAGATCGGCGGGAAGACTCATATCCCCATCGAATCGATCCGCCTGAAGCTGCTCAGAGAAGGGATGGAAGATTACGAATATATGAACCTGCTCAAAAACCTCGGCGATGCCTCCTTCGCACAGGCACAGGTGGCGCGGGTTGCGAGCAACACGTATACCTGGACCAAGGCCCCGATTCTTCTCTATGATGCCCGGGAGAAGATGGCGGCCCAAATTGTCACACATATCGATGCCGGGGAGGGGGTGCCGAATCCCCTTTCCGATCCGGAAGCTCCGAACGATCCTGTGGTCGCTTCCAATCCCGGCTCGAGTTCAATCGAAGGGGCTGTTCCCCCGAACACGGCAGGTCCGGTCGATCTTCCGAACAACGTCCCGGGGAGCGGCGCTCCGTCGGCCGGCGGAGGGGGCTGCAGCATCGCAATGAGCGCTACAAAAAGCCCCCTCTCGCTGACGGAGGGGCTCTCCTCTCTGCTTCTCCTTTTCGCCCCCTTTGGAGCCAGGCTCTATCGAAAAATCCGGTCTCACCTCTCTGGCCTCGGATAA